The DNA window AGTTAAAGGTTTTAAACTAACTAAACTGATAGCTAAAAGAACATGGTAAAACTATTACTAAGGTACCAGCATGCAACCGAGTGTGCCTGCAAGTGACAATTACCTTCACTGTTGCATTCCAAATAAGATAATCGAGTTGCTGAAAGTAACATAAACAGATCCAAACTCTGTAGTTGTAGAGCTGATCAAGGTCGAGAAAGTAGATAGCTACAACTATTGTTGTTAAAGAATAGCTTATGTTGTTGATATGAAAATCAAGGCTGCCAGCTGCCAGAACAAATTGTTGCTCACTAACGATAGGCTGACTTGCTGCACTAGAACAAATTCAGAGCAAAAGCCAGGCACGCACTAGAGAAGAAACTACAGAGCTGTCGACAGAGACCCAGAACAACCAAGAAATCAAGAGCAGCTAAAGCTGCAGGTGCTGGTTTGCACCGAACAGCAGCTTTGAGAGAGCACCTATATagcacggatacggatacgcgtatcggtatcggaaggatacggatacgcggataCGGCAATTTCTTAAACATTCCGATACGCGGATACGTTTTAACTATTTTATTAATAAATAGATAACAATGCATAATAAATAGAAGTTTTAACTTCTTCCTCGGTTTGCTCAGTGTGAGTGTTAGCTGATGGCCCCTGATCAACCATTTAACCAATTATATCTTCAATCAGCCAGTCAACCGTGCGTATCAATACTAAAATCTCCGTTTCAATATAAACTGCTACTCAGTTCATGCCGTTAACATCACAGTCAACAAGATGTAGCTCAGTTAAAACAATGGAAACAAAATAAATCATAGACTAACCTAGCGGCCAGGAGGACGAGAGCGTGGCGAAAACGGAGGCCCTGCCTTCATCCTCATCACCATCGCTGGGCGCCGAGCCATCGCCGGAGACCGAGATGAGGACAGGTCGCTGCGAGAACACTTGGTGCCAGCAGCCATGGAGCGAGGTCGCCTGGCCACGGATCGACACCGCCTGGCCGTGGATCCAGGCCGCCCGTCCTCGGATTGATGCCACCCCGTCCCGGATTGAGTCGCCTGGCCGCGGATCGACGATTGGGCGCAAGCCAGGACTGCGAGGCCGCCCAAGATGGGGGTGCTGGTTTCTGACAGAGGTGGCAGCCAAGATGGGGTCGCCGGACACGGATGGGGATTGAGAGGCGGAGGCGCGTAGGGACGAAGGGAACCGGGTGGAGGGGTCTTTtgcggcgccgccgcgccggggTGAGGCGGAGGCGGCTGcgtgaggcggaggcggaggcggctgcGCGTGGGAGACTGCGAGGGGTCGGGAGACGGGAGTAGGGCAGGCGGACTGGCGGCCGGCGTGGTAAGTTATTGGGCCGGCTGGGCCGTATCGACTCGGCCAAGACGTTTCCAATCGTTAGTTTCCAGCCCAAATAAGATGGGATACGTGGATACGCCGTGGATACGTATCCGGGCCGTATCCCAGGCGTAtccgtatcggatacgtatccgatacgggATACGCCCCTTCCCTGCCGTGTCCGTGCTTCTGAGGAGAGCACGCCCAGACGCCCAACACCAGAACATACACCGGTCAGAAGCACAGAGCAAAGACAGCAGCTTGAGTGCTAGAGAAAATTGACAAACTGACCAAATCAATTCCAATTTCTCTTCTACTTAAGCTAAATTGGCACAATAAATTATGTAACAAAGAAGAAAGCATCCTCAAGCAATGCTTTTTATATACAtgccaatcatagactgataatATTATGTTAGTCATTTATATTTATCTGGCAGGATTGTTTATCAAATATTCCCTTAGCATATGTGTTAAAAATAAAAGTGCAAAGGCAAACACAAGCTGCagacatgaagcaaacaattgcttttcatagataaattacttgCTGCCTTAACTCAAACAATAGTAGCCTAAGTTCATCACTCCAATACACTAAGTCCCTACAGTTAAGAGCCATGAAAAAATGCTAACCACCTTTTCTAATGTAAAACACACGGGCTCTAACCAGATTACTTCAAACCTAGTACCATTTTCATATAAAATAAAACTTCTATGCTGAAATCTGTCTCATGTAACCTCAACTTTTCCTGGAAACAAAAGAGCAAGTTGGATAAATACTAAATAACAGACCCTACTTAAGGTCATATAGACTATAGATGACATTATTCTTCAAATCATAAAGAAATCAACAAATTACTACTTGGAACTCCTAAGTAGCCCTACACAATTGTTACCCAATCTTTTAGGTGCCAGACAGATTAGACGGAGGAAAGTGCCTGTGCACAACAGCAATATATCAACGCCATTGCCATGAGCGCACCTAACAGCCAGCACCAACATGCCTTTTCGATTCCCCCTCCTATGGTGCACCTGCAACAAATCCAAACCGGCCCCAAGCACCACCGCTCAAATCTGACCCAAAAATCGATTGCAAGAGAACGAAGTGCTGCTCACCTGGGAGCTGATGGCCAAGAGGAGAGACGCAGGGGCCAGCCAAGGCCAAAGTAGATCAGAGCCACTACTGTCACCAGAATCCCCATGGTCGTCCCACTCAGATCCACCTGCGCGTGTTGCTGCTGCACTTCCATACGCTCTCGCCTAGGGTTTTGGTGTAGCGACCTCGGGCATGGGTGTGCGGGCGCGCAGGCGCACAACGGCAGGCCTCCGCCGCTCCGAGGGCCGGGGTGGAGCGCCGCCCTCGGCCTCCTCCATGCTGGGATGGTCGTTGTGCCCGGGATGGCTGTGCCCGGGGAAGAGAAGGGAGGCAGCCTAGATGGGAGAGGGTTGGGAGCGGCGGCCGGCGGAGAGGAGGGGCAGCTGTTGTTAGGTTAGGCCTCTGTATATGCAAGCGGGTTTTGGATATGGGCTGGATATCCAGGTTGCAAATCCTGTTAGTGACGTTTCCTGAATCCATCACAGTGAATCCGTCACGGATTAAAGGATTTCTTGTAGTGGTGGTAGCTGCAAACAAGCTAGAGAATGACAAATAAAAACTACAAATGTTTTCTACACACGTGCGTGTCGCACGTGCATGTTCACTAGTTGCAGAAAAATTGCTTACAAAATCATTAATAccgaagtccaaatgtgctaaacAAGCTATCAAGGAATGTACAACTACCTGAAAAACGGAGAAGGCTCGCAATCTCATAGCAGGAACAGCATCGCAGTCGGCGGCGGAGTGTCCGATCTACTCCTGGGCTGCTGGACCTGGACTCTCCTGCAGAGAGGATGATGACGAGGTGGTTGCACCCTGAAAGCTTTGCGCTTCTAATCCGCTGTTGACGAGGGAAGTTATTTTGCACGTCTAAATAACATTGGCCACTAGGGATGAAACGATTCGAAACGATCGGCAGAAGGCTCCACCACTTTTACTTTCATATTTTTTACTCGGAAATGAAAACGATACGGTATTGTCAGAAACGAGAATGGCGCCGGTATTGCGGTAATATCGAAAACGAAACTATCTGATCGAAATTACATTGAAAACGATCAAAACCCATCAAAATGATATTGCAAAATGACAAACACGTCAACTTATAGAGCATAACACTAGCTATATAATTTAGCCCATCTTATACGCAAGTACTAACAACTACAATATTAATCCAACCATCCATGACATATAGTCACATACAAAATATGTGTCGATGTTCCAAACATTCAATAGATGTAATGAGCTTCGGTCCTCGAGACATCACAAAACACAGATAACTATAGGTACATCTAAATTTTAAGGGCTTCTTTGGAATGAAAAAATATATATTAGATGAATGAAAAAACACATAAAAGAAATAGGAATGTTGCATTAAAACAAACATAAAAATGGAGGGTGAGCGTTTGAAACAACAGGGACCTAAACTTGTTTCAAGTGAACCTGTCATTAGACCACTGCCATGTGTGGACCAACAAAACTACAGGGCCCATCACTAAGACACGTGAATATACAACAGCTAAACTCATCTCGATCCACCCCTACTGATGTATGTCCCATGCTGActgcaacaacagcctcatactCATGTGATAGGGCGTCATGGGGACGAGGCAAGCAACGAAGCATATATCCATCCCCGTTGAATAAATATCGTCCTCCTTTTGCTTCGTAGACTCAAACAATATTCCTGTGAACTCCAACTACTTGCTGAATGCAAATATTGTTATAGACTCTTAAGaaaatgtaacacccaaaaatttgcatcATTTTGAAATAAGTGAATTTGACTTTTAGTTTATTGTGTGAGCATGTcaatataataaaataaataagttttgagaaattaaaatttatcttaagattaggaacatgttgatgcactcatgctggagcatattttatttgtgatgGACTAGTTTTTGTTGCATGTGAAAAGGAATTTAAATTCTATTTGAATTGCTATGAGAAATtctggaaaagaaaaagaaaaagaaaaaaactccCTCCTTTCCTGTTTCTGGCCGAAAGGCCGTTTCCTCCTCTCTGGCCCGCTTGGCCATTTTTCCCTCGGCCCAGCGCGTGCGCAGCAGGCCTCCTTCCCCTTCATCTTGGGCCGAACCCGGCTGGCCCAGTCCAGCAGCGCCGCAGCCAGCGCCGCAGCCTCCTTCTTGGGCCGAAGTCGGCCGAGCCCCGCAGCCCGCGAGCGCCAGCGGCAGCAGCCCGccttccctctctctctgtctcgCTGACAATCCGGTCCCGCACGTCAGTCGTCTTCCTCCTCCGTCGGACCCGAGCCGGACTCCGATCCCGCCTCCCTTTTTCCGCCCGAGTCGAGGTGGCATGTGGCCCACGTCCGAGTCCACCTATAAGAGGGCATGTGACCGCGTCCGTGCCCGTTTTCCCGAGCCCTAGCGCATGCGCCGCCCTCGCCCGAGCTCTCCTCGCGAGCCGAAACCCTAGGCCGCCGCCCAAGCTTGCAATTCGCCGTAACTGTCATCCTTCTCGTCCCCGTAAGCACGCGAACGAGTTCGCCTTGATCCCGTGAGTCTTCCCGAGTTTTTCTCCGGTACAATTTCGCTTATTTCGTGTCTTCCCCGTGCACAGGAGCTCTGTCGCCGCCGCGTTGAGCCGCACGCCGTCGGTGACTGCCATCCGCCTCCATCACCTAGCTAGGTGAGTCCACGTCGAGCTCCTCGTTTGAATGGACCCGGTCCCGTGCCAAATGGTGGCCGAAATCGCCCGAACCGGCAGCGCCGGCGAGAACCTCACCGCCGGCCATGTCGCGCCGCCGCGCTGGCCTtcttctccgaccggagcgccGCCCGCACACCGCACCGATCTAATCTAGATCGTTCAATCTCGATCCAGTGGCCGAGATTCATAGATACCCCTTCGGGTGGtagttttgctaaagagcccctggcgGACTTTATAATAGAACCCACCGTCCTTTACGCTTTCTGATTTCTACATTTTCGTCTTTGGGAAACGTATTTTCCTTTTTAATAGaatcaaaatacgttttcactaattacagttttgccactgattttcaaatgctcataaaatgctcattttaactccgatttgatccattcaacttgCGTTGGATTCGTAATTTCGTAATCTATGTGTTAGTGTCCTTGTTAGCCCAGTTCCAGTTTTTAAATTTCGAGTTCATGTTTAATGCATTAATAGTCTATAGGGAAAACTTGGAAAATCCATATCTTgctcgttttagatccgatttcagtgaatttcgcgtctatgtgatcgtagTGACAAGTAGAATGTTTTTATACACTTTTCAAACTGTTTTCTTGCtggtggtgtattgttctaattatagcctttgtttgcttcgtgcatgattgctcggatgattgtatgttgctgcttggtgttgattgatcgagttcagacggtgaggtttacgttggtGAACAAGAGAACTTctatgaccagcaggaccagcaagactttcaggagagatttgatcaaggcaagtatagataaggaccttccttgttgtcctattcataatgctcactaaaatacatgtgcatgtgtcttccttgctacctatggtaggatttcctagattttgaatactcaattaccttgtcaccctgggaggtttgcattgggtagtcctattgctagtgcaacaatcatgatcttgaaacttgattaatgaatatgctataaacataaacaagatggcTTTGTTAGCTacagaaggacttgtcttgtaactgatcatccgggatttaacgtacagctgtgagggctatatggctctggctctagttgcttgggagaccCTTTCTAgctggcttagaggatactgcgagttgggtataggacaacctctgtcctgttgtgccttgctatggaagcggccttttattggaaggggggttcctatatccgatgaccctgcggcccttcccggttagacgaacttctgagtagctttatatgatttctggtgtttggaccttgcaaacccatacatttggaaatcatgactcacagtgaaagcgtacaacctctatagagtgtaaaactgttataatagccgtgctcacggatacgagcggccttggaacacttacataagggatgatgacttttacttgttaagataaTCATTTATGTTTAATGTTTAagttatttattattcatgttcattgatcatgtgttatgggattATTGCTATCTTGATGCTAATAAATGTCAAATTGGATGATCAATTAAATGCTAACCGTAGTAAACCCgtgtcagctatttgagcctcatgaacccttagttatcttgttaagtacgacatgtacttatgccttgctttattcttttatgttggaaaaatgcctgatgggtaacagatcaagattggattgaagattaccgtgatgagtattaggcttggtgtcaaccagttgacgtccctgttggagcttccgcaagagagttatcttagtGGTTATTATATTTATGTTTGAGACTATGAGTTGAATATTcattcgctatgtaataaacattgtgttggtacaatttacaatttgtccacttatgtgtgcgaccgttccaggggtgcacataagacttttatacatccccttttgttcttaaaattgggtgtgacagattggtatcagctcactgttgactgtaggacgcacgCCTAGATAGAATGGTCGTTTTTAGCTTCCTTTGCTTCACTTGTTTCATGCTTTCCACCTcaatcttgttatttgctaagtttttgtgcttctcttgtcttaatctattataaaatcaattgatTCTATTCTAACTAATTTGAAATTTCTGTAGATGACACGTGACCGCAAGTCTGCCCGCTTGTACGTTGGAGGCTTTCAACCACAGCGTGTCGTGTATGAGCCAATGGAGCCTAGAGAGGGCGTCCAGAGGAAGAACTGGAAGAATGAAGTTGGAGAAGAGGTCCATTCTTCGCCAACCCCGATAGCTCAATCCCCAGCACGTGTGGAGGCCATTGACATgaccaatgatgatgaagatgaagtactTCAGCCACTGCCGCGTATAGGTTGGACTGACAAGCTAAGCATCAAGaagcctgatgacaatgccttctaCCATGACTTGCTGACGATGATGTTGGAATACTACTATCCAGACCTGCAAGCCACTCTGGAGTATCACACTACGGAGCACAGTCATCCCCTGATTGGTTCATCTTGGGATACTCGGTTGCTGATCAAGACCCCAAATACTCGCCAGATAGATGCAGTGGTCACCCACCATGTAAGTCGAGCTACCGCGGAAAGAAGCATGGAGGATGCTGCTTCCATTGCACTTGCCTACTACCGTGGCCATCTCCCTGATGGTAAGAAGGACGATGGACTCTTGTATTACCCGTGCTATCTTCCGAAGGAAAATATTTGGACTATAGAGGTCGTGGTAAAAGGAACGAAGACTCTTGAGGCCACCATTGAGTTAAACCGTGAACTTACAAATAAGGTGGGAGCGTTAGAAGGAGAGCTGAAGAAGGCACAAGACATGATCAAAGAATACCAGAAAGAGATTGATGGCCTTAACGCCGAGCTAGGCCGCCCCAAGCTGTATGAGAAGCTAGAAGAGCCCTCCACCAAGAAGAACGCCGCCCCTTAAGTTTATAAAACCCTTGTAATAGATACAATTTTAGTATCGTGAGTTGAGTTGAGTCTTTTAAGTGTTTGTGAACTATTGGTGTGCTTGTTGGATTATTATTGTGATTTAtgtgtgatttggatctttgtgatgagttctggaactttgtgggcatgtccacaagttccttagttaagaatattaaggtTAAAAGTgctttaataaatagtttgggttgGTCTATCCTGTCTCTGTGCTTGCTGTTTTCTGGAACAGTCAGTGATGTTCTGGTTGTAACTTTTCACCTGTTCGAGctatggtcatgaaattttaCTGGGAGTATATAGACTCCTGTATCTTTCCAATGGCACAAGAATCACCTTTTTATCTGTTCGTATCTAAAAGTTATGACTGTCACAATAAGAAGTTTCTGTGCTGTCTGGAATCTgagaacagtttctgttgtggtctGTTTTTGATTAATTTAACGTTAGAATCAGAAAATGTGgtataaatgaaagttgtagataatttcttaagatttccaaccgtATAAATATCATCTTATTTGGATATCTGGAACTCGAGTTATGACAGTTTTTCTGACCTGCTGATTCTGCATCACGTCCAGAAATTTTCAGAATTGCCTATCTCTTACATATTGGTGATCTCTCATGTTGGATTACAGATGTCTGGCCGTGGAAGAGGTAGAGGACGTGGGAGAGGTGCtccaccacccccaccaccaaCCATGACCGCAGCAGAGGTGTTGGCGATGCAAGGACAGTTCATGAAGTCCATGATGCAGTTCTTCCAGAACCATCCTATTGgagcaccagcacctccaccaccaAGAGACAAGCGGAGGGAGTTCATACAGGGACATCCTCCAGTTTTCTCCCATGCCGCTGACCCcgtggaggcagatgattggctaTGCGCAGTGGAGAAACAACTCAACATTGTCCAGTGTgatgaccagcagaaggtgttgtatgcatcAGGACAACTTCAGGGAGCAGCTCAGACTTGGTGGGAGTCATATCAGTCTgctcgtcccaacaatgctcctgctatcacttggctaGAATTTGTAAGGGATTTCAAGGCGCACCATATTCCAGATggtttgatagagctcaagcaggaggaattcaaatCTCTCAGGATGGGTTCTATGTCTGTCAgtgagtatcatgacaagtttgctcagctgGCTCGCTATGCTCCTAATGACGTGAGGGAGGATGCAGATAAGCAACGTCTCTTCCTCAAGGGAATTTACTATGATCTCAGGTTGCAGTTGGCtggtaacacatatgctaatttCTAGCAGTTGGTGAATCGTGCTATTGTGCTTGACAATATGCGTTTGGAGAGGGataggaagagaaagatgaaaggacAGGCCTCTGGAAGCAACACACGTCCACGCTACAATAATCAGCAGAGGTATCAAGGTCCGGTCAGTCAGTGGAACCGTGGTCAGTTTCCACAACGCTCTCAGAACCAACAGTAGAATTGGAACCAGCAGACACCGCAGCAAACGGGCAATCAGACTCCATGCcagggaacacccaacaacaccCCGATGAAGAGCAGTGCACCTAGCACTCCCAATAGGTGTTTTCGATGTGGAGATGTGGGacattatgctaaccattgccctCAGAAGCCGAATCAATAGACACCTCAGAGGTAGAGTAGCAATCAGAAGCCCGCGTACAACACTGGAAGAGTGAACCATGTGGTGCCTAAGACTGTGATTGGAGCACCAGAAGTTATGATGGGTACGTTCAACATCAACTCTATCCCCGCTAATGTTCTTTTTGACTCTGGAGCTTTGCATTCTTTTATTtctcaagcatttgttagaacacaTAGCATACCTTTAATTGCAATGAAGACTCAAatgctagtaaattcaccgggggGATCAATACCAGCTGCACACTGTTGCCCATCAGCAAGTCTtgccttaaggggggtagactttaTAGTCagtcctattgtgttgagaactttTGGGAtcgatgtgattctaggtatggacaCCGAgctgtgattcagtgtcaggagagagTTGTAGTAGTGACAACACCAAAGGGAGATCGAATCAGTGTTGGAGTGATAGTGCAACCACCACCAATAGCTACAGTGAACCAACTAGATGAAGATGCTAATCC is part of the Miscanthus floridulus cultivar M001 chromosome 9, ASM1932011v1, whole genome shotgun sequence genome and encodes:
- the LOC136480813 gene encoding uncharacterized protein translates to MTAAEVLAMQGQFMKSMMQFFQNHPIGAPAPPPPRDKRREFIQGHPPVFSHAADPVEADDWLCAVEKQLNIVQCDDQQKVLYASGQLQGAAQTWWESYQSARPNNAPAITWLEFVRDFKAHHIPDGLIELKQEEFKSLRMGSMSVSEYHDKFAQLARYAPNDVREDADKQRLFLKGIYYDLRYGHRAVIQCQERVVVVTTPKGDRISVGVIVQPPPIATVNQLDEDANPQDRVVEEFPNVFPDELPAKRPYRMGVNELEELKKQLKELSDKGFIRPSASPWGAPLKIRNTDIPKTAFTMRYGLYEYTVMSFGLTNAPTYFMYMMNKVFMEYLDKFVVVFINDILVFSKTEDDHAEHLRLVLQKLREHKLYAKRSKCEFWLREVSFLGHVVSNGGIAVDPGKVKDVLN